In one window of Paraflavitalea soli DNA:
- a CDS encoding ribulokinase, producing the protein MKNEQYVIGVDYGTDSVRSIIVDAATGKEVAAAVFSYPRWKDGLYCNAPANQFRQHPKDYVEGLEQSIKDCLRQAGPAVAAQVKAISIDTTGSTPVAVDETGTPLALLPGFEQNPNAMFVLWKDHTSVKEAAEINAHAERFDVNYLQYVGGIYSSEWFWAKLLHVLRADEQVRKACYSWVEHCDWIPFLLTGGQRAQDIRRGVCSAGHKSLWAAEFGGLPPDEFFTSLDPLLKGFTTRLFKDTYTADKAAGKLTTAWAERLGLSTDVIIGVGAFDAHMGAVGGQIEPYHLSKVMGTSTCDMLVAPKGDMEGKLVKGICGQVDGSVIPGMIGLEAGQSAFGDAYAWFRNVLAWPVQQLLSESTIIDKGTAAKLAEETLAKIIPALSQQAAQLSFDEHSELAVDWFNGRRTPDANQVLKGVISNLGLGSDAPRIFRAVVEATCFGAKSIVDRFNNEGVPVKGLIGLGGVARKSPFIMQMMADVMNMPIRIHRSEQTCAAGAAMFAATAAGIYPKVEEAMAAMGQGFDVEYYPDQQKTGLYARRYQQYHGLGNFIEDHS; encoded by the coding sequence ATGAAGAACGAACAATATGTTATAGGAGTGGATTACGGAACAGATTCCGTACGTTCCATCATCGTCGATGCTGCTACTGGTAAAGAGGTTGCTGCGGCTGTATTTTCCTATCCCCGCTGGAAGGATGGACTGTATTGCAATGCCCCGGCGAACCAGTTTCGCCAACACCCGAAGGATTATGTAGAGGGGCTGGAGCAAAGCATTAAAGACTGTTTGCGCCAGGCAGGGCCGGCGGTAGCCGCCCAGGTAAAGGCGATCTCGATCGATACAACGGGTTCTACGCCTGTGGCGGTCGATGAAACGGGCACGCCGCTGGCGTTGTTGCCGGGTTTTGAGCAAAATCCCAATGCGATGTTCGTATTGTGGAAAGACCATACCTCGGTAAAGGAAGCGGCGGAGATCAATGCCCATGCAGAGCGTTTTGACGTCAACTATCTTCAATATGTGGGCGGTATCTATTCTTCCGAATGGTTCTGGGCCAAATTACTGCATGTGCTGCGGGCTGATGAGCAGGTGCGCAAAGCCTGTTATTCCTGGGTAGAACATTGTGACTGGATCCCTTTCCTGCTCACGGGGGGGCAGCGGGCGCAGGATATCCGGCGGGGGGTGTGCTCGGCAGGGCATAAATCCCTGTGGGCTGCTGAGTTTGGCGGATTGCCTCCCGATGAGTTCTTTACTTCTCTCGATCCCCTGCTAAAAGGTTTTACTACACGTCTTTTTAAGGATACTTATACCGCCGATAAAGCGGCCGGCAAGCTTACCACTGCCTGGGCGGAACGCCTGGGGCTCTCTACTGATGTTATCATCGGTGTAGGTGCTTTTGATGCCCATATGGGGGCTGTAGGCGGTCAGATCGAACCTTACCATTTAAGTAAGGTAATGGGTACTTCCACCTGCGATATGCTGGTGGCGCCCAAAGGGGATATGGAAGGTAAACTGGTAAAAGGCATTTGCGGGCAGGTAGACGGATCGGTGATACCGGGTATGATCGGGCTGGAAGCTGGTCAGAGCGCCTTTGGTGATGCCTATGCCTGGTTCAGGAATGTACTGGCCTGGCCTGTACAACAACTGCTGTCTGAATCAACGATTATAGATAAAGGAACGGCTGCAAAGCTGGCAGAGGAAACGTTGGCGAAGATCATTCCTGCGCTCAGTCAGCAGGCGGCACAGTTGTCTTTTGACGAGCACAGTGAGCTGGCGGTAGACTGGTTCAACGGCCGCCGTACACCGGATGCCAACCAGGTATTGAAAGGAGTGATCAGCAATCTTGGTCTGGGCAGCGATGCGCCCCGTATCTTCAGGGCGGTGGTAGAAGCTACCTGCTTTGGTGCCAAAAGCATTGTTGATCGTTTCAACAATGAAGGAGTGCCTGTGAAAGGATTGATCGGGCTGGGTGGTGTAGCGCGGAAATCACCTTTCATCATGCAAATGATGGCAGATGTAATGAATATGCCTATCCGCATTCACCGTTCTGAACAAACCTGCGCAGCGGGCGCAGCCATGTTTGCGGCCACGGCAGCCGGTATTTATCCAAAAGTGGAAGAGGCCATGGCAGCGATGGGGCAGGGATTTGACGTGGAGTATTATCCCGATCAGCAAAAGACAGGACTGTATGCCAGAAGGTACCAGCAATACCATGGGTTGGGTAATTTTATAGAGGATCATTCTTAG
- the araA gene encoding L-arabinose isomerase produces the protein MINLKTLEVWFVTGSQHLYGPETLKQVAENAQTIAKALDASAKIPVTVIWKDTVKSPEEIYKICQEANTTPNCIGIIAWMHTFSPAKMWIGGLKILNKPLLHLHTQFNRDIPWGEIDMDFMNLNQSAHGDREFGFIMTRMRLNRKVVVGHWQDEEVLERINVWTRVAAGWHDWQGARFVRFGDNMRYVAVTDGDKVEAEMKFGFSVNTHGIGDLVKVINEIGDGAVDKLVQEYNDRYKVADVLKKGGSSYNSIRDAARIELGLRSFLEQGNFKGFSDTFEDLHGMVQLPGIAAQRLMGSGYGFAGEGDWKTAALVRAMKVMGQGLPGGNSFMEDYTYHFNPSNPQVLGAHMLEICESIAEGKPSCEIHPLGIGGKADPVRLVFNSAPGKALNASLIDMGNRFRMLVNEVEAVKPEHDLPKLPVARVLWKPLPDMKTACAAWILAGGAHHTGYSQNLTAEYLQDFAEIAGIEFVLIGKDTNLYQLKNELRWNEVYYR, from the coding sequence ATGATCAATTTAAAGACTTTGGAAGTTTGGTTTGTAACCGGTAGCCAGCATTTGTACGGACCTGAGACCTTGAAACAAGTGGCCGAAAATGCACAAACTATTGCGAAAGCCCTGGATGCTTCTGCTAAAATACCTGTCACTGTTATTTGGAAGGACACTGTTAAATCGCCGGAAGAAATTTATAAGATCTGCCAGGAAGCCAATACAACTCCAAACTGTATCGGTATCATTGCCTGGATGCATACCTTTTCACCCGCCAAGATGTGGATCGGCGGTCTGAAGATACTCAACAAGCCTTTATTGCATTTACATACACAGTTCAACCGCGATATTCCCTGGGGAGAGATCGACATGGACTTCATGAACCTCAACCAGAGTGCGCACGGCGACCGCGAGTTTGGTTTCATCATGACGCGTATGCGCCTCAACCGCAAAGTGGTGGTAGGTCATTGGCAGGATGAAGAAGTATTGGAGCGTATCAATGTATGGACAAGGGTAGCTGCCGGCTGGCACGACTGGCAGGGCGCGCGCTTTGTACGTTTTGGTGATAATATGCGCTATGTAGCGGTTACGGACGGCGACAAAGTGGAAGCTGAAATGAAATTCGGTTTTTCCGTTAACACGCATGGCATTGGCGACCTGGTGAAAGTGATCAATGAGATCGGTGATGGCGCCGTAGACAAACTGGTGCAGGAATACAATGACCGTTATAAAGTAGCAGATGTACTGAAGAAAGGCGGCAGCAGTTACAACTCCATCCGCGATGCTGCGAGGATTGAACTGGGCCTGCGCAGCTTCCTGGAGCAAGGTAACTTCAAGGGATTCTCCGATACGTTTGAAGACCTGCATGGCATGGTACAATTGCCGGGTATTGCCGCGCAGCGCCTGATGGGCAGCGGTTATGGATTTGCCGGTGAGGGTGATTGGAAAACTGCAGCGCTTGTACGGGCCATGAAAGTGATGGGGCAGGGGCTGCCGGGTGGCAACTCCTTCATGGAAGATTATACGTATCACTTCAATCCCTCCAATCCGCAGGTACTGGGCGCGCATATGCTGGAGATCTGTGAATCGATTGCTGAAGGGAAGCCAAGCTGTGAGATACACCCGCTGGGTATTGGCGGCAAAGCCGATCCTGTGCGCCTTGTATTCAACAGTGCACCGGGTAAAGCGCTGAATGCTTCGCTGATAGACATGGGCAATCGGTTCAGGATGCTGGTGAATGAAGTGGAAGCGGTGAAGCCGGAGCATGACCTGCCCAAACTGCCTGTAGCAAGGGTATTGTGGAAGCCATTACCGGATATGAAAACAGCTTGCGCAGCCTGGATACTGGCCGGTGGTGCACACCATACGGGCTATAGCCAGAACCTGACGGCCGAATACCTACAGGACTTTGCAGAGATTGCCGGGATAGAGTTTGTATTGATCGGTAAGGATACCAACCTGTACCAACTCAAGAATGAACTGCGCTGGAATGAAGTGTATTATAGGTAA
- a CDS encoding acyltransferase family protein: MGATPNRILWLDYLRSALTVLVVAHHASLAYTTFAAFHPEAYILSTHPVVDTHRWIGMDIFENFNDVFFMSLMFFISGIFALPALRKKGVAAFLRDRFYRLFIPFVAAVSLLMLIAYYPAYYLAHHQHHIKAYIIDFFTIEQWPVGPPWFIWVLFAFNLLLALLYPLVGGLLTKAGAWLSGLQNKPGGLFLFFFLATFLLYVPLAMAVGSGTWTGFYPFDFQLSRVVLYFGYFILGAVAGSIDLGKGLFADTSVLKLKWPVWTVLCVVMYVLLTIVPDTLTSLVQSKHLAEPPAWLLYFAMYTASCTASCLAFLSMFKAGILSPKPAMQSLTANAYGIYLVHYIFVVWCQYLLLPLPLHAVIKFSITFIIALALSWLTTSLLRKINTTRKYI, encoded by the coding sequence ATGGGGGCTACACCCAATCGCATCTTATGGCTTGACTACCTGCGATCTGCGCTCACCGTACTGGTGGTAGCCCATCATGCCTCCCTGGCCTATACCACTTTCGCCGCCTTTCATCCCGAAGCGTATATTCTGTCCACCCACCCGGTAGTGGACACCCACCGGTGGATCGGTATGGACATCTTTGAGAACTTCAATGATGTATTCTTCATGTCACTGATGTTTTTCATCAGCGGCATTTTTGCGCTGCCTGCCCTGCGTAAGAAAGGAGTAGCAGCTTTCCTGCGCGATAGGTTTTACCGCCTCTTCATTCCTTTTGTAGCGGCCGTATCCCTATTGATGTTGATAGCCTACTACCCTGCTTATTACCTGGCCCATCACCAGCACCATATCAAAGCTTATATTATTGATTTCTTCACCATCGAGCAATGGCCCGTAGGGCCACCCTGGTTCATCTGGGTATTGTTTGCTTTCAACCTGCTACTCGCTTTGCTGTATCCACTGGTGGGTGGACTGCTCACCAAAGCAGGCGCCTGGCTATCGGGACTGCAAAACAAACCCGGCGGGCTCTTCCTATTCTTCTTCCTCGCCACCTTCCTGTTGTATGTGCCCCTGGCTATGGCAGTAGGGTCCGGCACCTGGACAGGCTTTTATCCCTTCGACTTCCAGCTGAGCCGCGTAGTACTCTATTTTGGGTATTTTATATTGGGAGCCGTGGCAGGCAGCATCGACCTGGGAAAAGGCCTCTTTGCCGACACATCAGTGCTGAAACTAAAGTGGCCCGTATGGACCGTTCTATGTGTGGTGATGTATGTATTACTCACCATTGTTCCTGATACACTCACCAGCCTGGTTCAATCAAAGCACCTGGCAGAACCGCCGGCCTGGTTATTGTATTTCGCTATGTATACTGCCTCCTGTACGGCCAGTTGCCTGGCCTTCCTCTCCATGTTTAAAGCGGGCATTCTTTCACCCAAACCAGCCATGCAATCCCTCACCGCCAATGCCTATGGCATTTACCTGGTGCATTACATCTTTGTGGTATGGTGTCAGTACCTGCTGTTGCCATTACCATTGCATGCAGTGATAAAATTCAGCATCACGTTTATAATCGCGCTTGCTTTAAGCTGGCTCACCACATCCCTGTTGAGAAAAATTAATACCACCCGGAAATACATCTAA
- a CDS encoding L-ribulose-5-phosphate 4-epimerase: MSAHKYIREEAYEANMQLPALGLVLFTFGNVSAVDRKAGVFAIKPSGVPYKDLSPDNMVIVDFDAKTVEGTMRPSSDTKTHAVLYKHWDKIGGIVHTHSTYATAWAQSQRDIPIFGTTHADHNTVDIPCAPPMDDAMIKGDYEHETGFQIINCLQSKGLSYEELEMVLVGNHAPFTWGKTAAKAVYNSAVLENIAQMALLTEQINAQAPRLKDALIKKHFERKHGPDSYYGQ, translated from the coding sequence ATGAGTGCACACAAATATATTCGTGAGGAAGCGTATGAGGCCAATATGCAGCTTCCGGCCCTGGGCCTGGTATTATTCACTTTTGGCAATGTAAGTGCAGTAGACCGCAAAGCCGGTGTATTTGCCATTAAGCCCAGTGGAGTACCTTATAAAGATCTGTCACCAGACAATATGGTGATCGTTGACTTTGATGCCAAAACGGTGGAAGGAACGATGCGTCCCTCTTCTGATACTAAAACCCATGCTGTGCTCTACAAGCATTGGGATAAGATCGGCGGCATTGTGCATACGCATTCCACCTATGCCACTGCCTGGGCCCAGTCGCAGCGTGATATTCCCATCTTCGGCACTACCCATGCAGACCATAATACAGTAGATATTCCCTGCGCTCCTCCGATGGATGATGCGATGATAAAGGGAGATTATGAACATGAAACGGGTTTCCAGATCATCAATTGCCTGCAGTCGAAAGGGCTGAGCTATGAGGAGCTGGAAATGGTGCTGGTAGGCAACCATGCGCCTTTTACCTGGGGTAAAACGGCTGCCAAAGCGGTCTACAACAGTGCAGTACTGGAAAATATTGCGCAGATGGCTTTGCTTACTGAGCAGATCAATGCGCAGGCGCCGCGGTTGAAGGATGCCTTGATCAAAAAGCATTTTGAAAGAAAGCATGGGCCGGATTCGTATTATGGGCAGTAG
- a CDS encoding HAD family hydrolase: MKAFLFDLNGTMIDDMGYHIKAWHTILTNLGADISLERTKEECYGKNNELLERIFPGRFSESEKDSMGYAKEEQYQREFRPNLRLIKGLDQFLEQAYHQHIKLAIGSAAITFNIDFVLDGLHIRHYFSSIVSADNVVKSKPDPETYLKCAAELGVAPEDCVVFEDAPKGVEAAQNAGMQAVVITSMHMEEEFAAYTNITGFIEDYTAPWLHKALLTERV; this comes from the coding sequence ATGAAAGCATTCTTATTCGACCTGAATGGAACGATGATCGACGATATGGGTTATCACATCAAAGCCTGGCACACCATCCTCACCAACCTGGGCGCCGATATTTCCCTGGAACGCACCAAAGAAGAATGTTATGGCAAGAATAATGAATTGCTGGAACGCATTTTCCCCGGTCGTTTTTCCGAAAGCGAGAAAGACAGCATGGGTTATGCCAAAGAAGAACAATACCAGCGGGAGTTCAGACCCAACCTCAGGCTCATCAAAGGCCTGGATCAATTCCTGGAACAGGCATACCACCAGCACATCAAACTGGCCATCGGCTCTGCAGCCATCACTTTTAACATCGACTTTGTGCTCGATGGACTGCACATACGGCATTATTTTAGTAGTATTGTAAGTGCTGATAACGTAGTAAAAAGCAAGCCTGACCCCGAGACCTATCTCAAATGCGCGGCTGAATTGGGCGTAGCGCCGGAAGATTGTGTGGTCTTTGAAGATGCCCCCAAAGGTGTGGAAGCCGCTCAAAATGCCGGTATGCAGGCCGTGGTCATTACCAGTATGCACATGGAAGAAGAATTTGCTGCCTACACCAATATAACCGGTTTCATAGAGGACTATACTGCACCCTGGTTGCATAAAGCCTTGCTTACCGAGCGCGTTTAA
- a CDS encoding M61 family metallopeptidase — MTRRITLTLSICLINLIATAQQLHFTVSMEQPANHYFHVELRCSAIKDTATDFKMPVWTPGYYQRMDYAKNVEHFTVKNAAGDTIPWHMSAGNTWHISHQKQAAFTISYDVKTVRLFVGTPYIDEERAFIRPAGVFIHPAGRINLPATVQIKPYTGWNNVATGLDSVPGRSFTYTASNFDVLYDSPFLIGNLEELPAFTVRGISHRFIGYELGDFDRQAFMNDLKKIITTATDLIGDIPYKHYTFLSISPRGMGGIEQLNSTAISFSGESQNDTASRIRALNFLAHEYFHHYNVKRIRPIELGPFDYDNGSRTNQLWVSEGLSVYYEYLIVKRAGLSTEEDLLNAFTGNIKAFEKGIGKRYQSLQQASYETWSDGPFGRKDDKENKTISYYDKGPVVGMLFDFTIRQKTNNKKSLDDVMRTLYKEYYQKKQRGFTEEELRQVITKIAGDPLTELFDYVYTTKELDYTKYLGYAGLSMDTSTYKITRLPNPTSLQKKIVSSWLGE, encoded by the coding sequence ATGACCAGGAGAATAACCCTCACGCTTAGCATATGCCTAATCAACTTAATAGCTACAGCCCAACAGCTCCACTTCACGGTTTCTATGGAGCAGCCCGCCAATCATTATTTTCATGTGGAGCTGCGCTGTTCCGCCATAAAAGATACGGCAACAGATTTCAAAATGCCCGTATGGACACCCGGCTATTACCAGCGCATGGACTATGCTAAGAACGTAGAGCATTTCACCGTAAAGAATGCCGCCGGCGATACCATCCCCTGGCATATGAGCGCGGGCAATACCTGGCATATATCCCATCAGAAGCAGGCAGCCTTCACCATCAGTTATGATGTAAAGACCGTCCGCTTATTTGTGGGTACTCCCTATATAGATGAAGAGCGCGCCTTCATCAGGCCGGCAGGTGTATTTATACACCCTGCGGGCAGGATCAACCTCCCGGCAACCGTGCAGATCAAACCCTATACCGGTTGGAACAATGTAGCTACCGGGCTTGATTCAGTACCAGGTAGATCATTCACGTATACCGCGTCCAATTTTGATGTGCTGTACGATAGTCCTTTTTTGATCGGCAACCTCGAAGAGCTGCCGGCTTTTACCGTGCGGGGCATCTCTCACAGATTCATCGGGTATGAGCTGGGTGATTTTGACAGGCAGGCATTCATGAATGACCTCAAAAAGATTATCACCACCGCCACTGATCTCATAGGTGATATTCCTTACAAGCATTATACATTCCTGTCTATCAGCCCCAGGGGCATGGGTGGCATTGAGCAACTGAACTCTACCGCGATCTCCTTCAGCGGTGAGTCGCAGAATGATACTGCCTCCCGCATCAGGGCCCTCAACTTCCTGGCCCATGAATATTTCCATCATTACAATGTAAAGCGTATCCGCCCTATCGAGTTAGGACCTTTCGATTATGACAATGGCAGCCGTACCAACCAATTGTGGGTATCAGAAGGACTTTCCGTTTATTATGAGTACCTCATCGTTAAACGCGCCGGTCTCAGTACGGAAGAGGACCTGCTCAATGCTTTCACCGGCAATATCAAGGCCTTTGAGAAAGGGATCGGCAAACGTTATCAATCCCTGCAGCAGGCCAGTTATGAGACCTGGTCCGACGGGCCTTTTGGCCGCAAGGATGACAAAGAGAACAAGACCATTTCCTACTATGACAAAGGCCCGGTGGTGGGCATGTTGTTTGACTTCACCATCCGGCAAAAGACAAACAATAAAAAGTCACTGGATGATGTGATGCGCACCCTGTACAAGGAATACTACCAAAAGAAGCAAAGAGGATTTACAGAAGAGGAATTGCGCCAGGTGATCACTAAAATCGCCGGTGATCCATTGACGGAGTTGTTTGATTATGTCTATACGACCAAAGAGCTGGATTATACCAAATACCTTGGCTATGCCGGATTGAGCATGGACACATCAACTTATAAAATAACACGCCTCCCCAACCCTACATCGTTACAGAAGAAGATCGTAAGTTCCTGGCTGGGAGAATAA
- a CDS encoding GH39 family glycosyl hydrolase — translation MKHLAIAASCLAVLFATPSSAQNDPVVIRADLTKTTGDMKPVWAWFGYDEPNYTYMKDGKKLLSELAALSPVPVYVRAHNLLTTGDGTAALKWGSTNAYTEDAQGNPVYNWRITDSIFDTYVQRGMKPLAQFGFMPEALSSKPQPYRHYWKPGNPYNEIYTGWAYPPNDYKKWGALVYEWVKHCVARYGKKEVESWYWELWNEPNISYWKGTVQEFCKLYDYTADAVKRALPTARLGGPDATGPSWDVAAKFLKTFIQHCTSDTNYVTGKIGTPLDFIAFHAKGAPRVVDGHVRMGISNQLRDISDGFKLVASIAAVKNLPIVIGESDPEGCAACGMATNPENAYRNGTMYSSYTAASFARKYLLADHFGVNFLGAVSWSFEFENQPWFYGFRDLATNGVDKPVLNVFRMFGMMKGKRVAVTGNRMMPLMSIRDSGVRKPATDIGGLAASNKKSATMMVWNYHDDDLAGQPEQVQVVMEGVSAKKVTVTQYVVDKHHSNSYEVWKQMGSPQQPTPEQIAQLEKAGQLEQASVERNVVVQDGKLTVPITIERQGVVLLKVEW, via the coding sequence ATGAAACATCTTGCCATAGCAGCTTCCTGCCTCGCAGTTTTATTTGCAACTCCCTCGTCTGCACAAAATGACCCGGTGGTAATACGGGCCGATCTGACCAAAACTACCGGTGATATGAAGCCGGTATGGGCCTGGTTTGGGTACGATGAGCCCAACTATACTTACATGAAGGATGGAAAGAAATTGTTGTCGGAGTTGGCTGCCTTGAGCCCGGTACCGGTGTATGTGCGGGCACACAACCTGCTCACCACGGGTGATGGAACAGCGGCCTTAAAATGGGGCTCTACCAACGCCTATACGGAAGATGCACAGGGCAACCCGGTATACAACTGGCGTATTACAGACAGTATTTTTGATACGTATGTGCAGCGGGGCATGAAGCCGCTGGCGCAATTTGGTTTTATGCCCGAGGCATTGTCATCCAAACCGCAGCCTTATCGCCATTATTGGAAGCCCGGAAATCCTTACAATGAAATATATACGGGCTGGGCTTATCCTCCGAATGATTATAAAAAATGGGGCGCGCTGGTATACGAATGGGTAAAGCATTGTGTGGCGCGCTATGGAAAGAAAGAGGTGGAAAGCTGGTATTGGGAATTGTGGAATGAGCCCAATATCAGTTACTGGAAAGGTACGGTGCAGGAGTTTTGCAAATTGTATGATTACACGGCGGATGCGGTGAAGCGTGCATTGCCAACCGCCCGGCTCGGCGGACCGGATGCCACAGGCCCTTCCTGGGATGTAGCAGCCAAATTTCTCAAGACCTTTATTCAACATTGTACCAGCGATACGAATTATGTAACGGGCAAGATCGGTACGCCGCTTGACTTTATTGCTTTTCATGCCAAGGGCGCACCCAGGGTAGTGGATGGCCATGTGCGAATGGGCATAAGCAATCAACTGCGCGATATATCGGATGGGTTTAAGCTGGTAGCTTCTATCGCTGCTGTGAAGAACCTGCCGATCGTGATCGGTGAGTCGGACCCCGAAGGATGTGCTGCCTGTGGTATGGCTACCAACCCGGAGAATGCCTATCGCAATGGTACGATGTATTCTTCCTATACAGCGGCTTCTTTTGCCCGCAAGTATTTACTGGCTGATCATTTTGGCGTTAATTTCCTGGGAGCGGTATCCTGGTCTTTTGAATTTGAGAACCAGCCCTGGTTTTATGGGTTCCGCGACCTGGCCACCAATGGGGTTGATAAGCCCGTGCTGAATGTATTTCGCATGTTTGGTATGATGAAGGGAAAGCGGGTAGCGGTAACGGGCAACCGGATGATGCCTTTGATGAGCATCCGTGATTCGGGGGTACGAAAACCGGCCACGGATATTGGCGGGTTGGCGGCCAGTAATAAAAAGAGCGCTACGATGATGGTGTGGAATTACCACGATGACGACCTGGCAGGCCAACCTGAACAGGTGCAGGTGGTAATGGAAGGGGTGTCCGCAAAAAAAGTAACTGTTACGCAGTATGTAGTAGATAAGCACCACAGTAACTCGTATGAGGTGTGGAAGCAAATGGGATCACCTCAGCAGCCGACACCTGAACAGATCGCTCAGCTGGAAAAAGCCGGGCAGCTTGAACAGGCCAGTGTAGAACGGAATGTGGTGGTGCAGGATGGGAAGCTGACTGTTCCGATCACGATTGAAAGACAAGGGGTGGTGTTGTTGAAAGTAGAATGGTAA
- a CDS encoding sodium:solute symporter family transporter yields MNNSLVSYDYLIIVLYFVLVGSYGYWIYRRKKKASMDTKDFFLAEGSLTWWAIGASLIASNISAEQFIGMSGEGFFVGTAVAAYEWIAALALIIIAIWFIPIYLKNKIYTMPQFLKTRYNETVALIMAVFWLFLYIFVNLTSILYLGAVAIKGLLGGNENMLHIIMLALAACALIITLGGMKVIGYTDVIQVAVLIVGGLATTYLALTIVAEKLGVGQGALAGFNALLHDSPEHFKMILDKPESTVGVIDTPNNLQIQKYVVLPGIAMYFAGQWIVNLNYWGCNQYITQRALGADLQTARTGILFAGFLKLMMPIIVMLPGIAAWVLYKNGHLPQLGSKDGAYSAILGFLPNGLKGLSIAALTAAIVASLAGKLNSISTIYTLDIHKKYVNKDVDEKKMVWIGRLTVVAAIIVSLIFTWDDLLGIGGEGGFTFIQKYTGFISPGVFAMFILGMFWKRTTGTAALVGVILGFALAIFFNNYAVGIFGKETLMYTAYTYQKMEGGVLKTITEIPFLINMGWSFVITVATMVAISLGGPKVNPKAFEIDSSMFKVKPATIVMIVITLMILAALYIKFW; encoded by the coding sequence ATGAATAACAGCCTCGTGTCTTACGATTACCTGATCATCGTACTTTACTTTGTCCTGGTGGGCTCTTATGGCTACTGGATCTATCGCCGGAAGAAGAAGGCTTCGATGGATACGAAGGATTTCTTTCTGGCGGAAGGCTCGCTGACCTGGTGGGCTATTGGCGCCTCCCTGATCGCTTCCAATATATCTGCCGAGCAGTTTATCGGGATGAGTGGTGAGGGATTTTTTGTGGGCACTGCTGTAGCTGCTTATGAGTGGATCGCTGCGCTGGCGCTGATCATCATTGCCATCTGGTTTATTCCTATCTATCTTAAGAATAAGATATATACGATGCCGCAATTCCTCAAGACACGGTACAATGAGACGGTGGCGTTGATCATGGCGGTATTCTGGTTGTTTCTCTACATATTCGTAAACCTCACTTCTATCTTATACCTGGGTGCTGTGGCCATTAAAGGATTGCTGGGCGGCAATGAGAATATGCTGCACATCATCATGCTGGCACTGGCGGCCTGCGCCCTCATCATTACGCTGGGTGGCATGAAGGTAATTGGTTATACCGACGTAATCCAGGTAGCGGTGTTGATCGTCGGCGGTCTGGCTACTACTTACCTTGCCTTGACGATCGTAGCGGAGAAGCTCGGTGTGGGTCAGGGTGCGCTTGCCGGTTTCAATGCCTTGCTGCATGATTCACCGGAACACTTTAAAATGATATTGGATAAGCCGGAATCGACGGTGGGGGTGATCGATACGCCCAACAACCTGCAGATACAGAAGTATGTGGTATTGCCCGGTATTGCCATGTATTTTGCGGGTCAGTGGATCGTGAACCTCAACTACTGGGGTTGTAACCAATACATCACACAGCGCGCGCTGGGTGCTGACCTGCAGACTGCCCGTACGGGTATCCTGTTTGCCGGTTTCCTGAAGCTGATGATGCCTATCATTGTAATGTTGCCCGGTATCGCTGCCTGGGTATTGTACAAGAATGGTCACCTGCCGCAATTAGGAAGCAAAGACGGCGCTTATTCTGCCATCCTGGGATTCCTGCCCAACGGATTGAAAGGCTTGTCTATTGCCGCTCTTACGGCTGCTATTGTGGCCTCGCTGGCTGGTAAGCTCAACAGTATCTCTACGATCTACACGCTGGATATCCATAAAAAATACGTGAACAAAGATGTAGATGAGAAGAAAATGGTGTGGATCGGCCGGCTGACAGTAGTGGCTGCCATCATCGTGTCGCTCATCTTTACCTGGGATGATCTGTTGGGTATTGGCGGCGAAGGCGGCTTTACCTTTATCCAGAAATATACCGGCTTCATTAGCCCCGGTGTATTTGCGATGTTCATATTGGGTATGTTCTGGAAACGTACTACGGGCACAGCTGCCCTGGTAGGTGTGATCCTTGGTTTTGCTCTCGCTATCTTCTTCAACAACTACGCGGTCGGTATTTTCGGCAAGGAAACGCTGATGTATACAGCCTATACCTATCAGAAGATGGAAGGCGGCGTGCTGAAGACGATCACAGAGATCCCCTTCCTGATCAATATGGGCTGGTCATTTGTAATTACCGTGGCTACCATGGTGGCAATCAGCCTTGGTGGTCCGAAGGTAAATCCCAAAGCTTTTGAGATCGACAGTTCTATGTTCAAGGTGAAGCCAGCTACCATAGTGATGATCGTGATCACGCTGATGATACTGGCTGCCCTGTACATCAAGTTCTGGTAA